One window of Botrimarina mediterranea genomic DNA carries:
- a CDS encoding serine/threonine protein kinase: MPLNKSLSPQHSRAAASSYKAHMTWASRSVSRTLKTTGAFLRRQIWLWPIIAVVLLATLGLFVRFAIERTMKASLVSELQTLRDVEVAMLRTWLTSQEHNAESLANTTAIRQLTTKLLEGNDPEAAKALADAIGPGMSSHGYHGYFLLDEQKIIRAATHPQAVGREDLTDDPEIDEFFTLALEGKPLVSRPLPSVLPLKDHIGRMRTGTPVMFVAAPIRDENLQVVAALGLQIRPDEEFSRILELGRTGETGETYAFDKNGVMLSSSRFDEELLLLGILPDVEGSRSILSVLVRDPGGDVTKGYRPKHRRADLPPTKMVASAAAGETASDVEGYRDYRGVKVVGAWTWLPEYGFGVATEINAAEAYGPLIILRRTFLGLFALLGLSSIAIFLFTLKVAKLRREAQAAAIEAQQLGQYRLEQRLGAGAMGVVYKAKHAMLRRPTAVKMVEPDKVTPEALAAFEREVQITSQLCHPNTVAIFDYGHTPEGLFYYAMEYLDGISLQELVDQYGPQPVGRVVDLLQQICGSLYEAHTMGLVHRDIKPANVMLNRRGADPDVVKVLDFGLVKEIDSDGQRGMAGTPLYMSPEAIQQPGTVDPRSDLYAVGAVGYFLLTGRVVFEANDMQQLMHMHLEDTPVAPSLIRGERLPEELEDALLACLDKSRAKRPQTARELSLRLDKVVAEDGWNVERADLWWNQHERGTAPKLTKPSGSPPTVRGDQAATILHE; the protein is encoded by the coding sequence ATGCCCCTGAACAAGTCTTTATCGCCCCAGCACTCCCGCGCCGCGGCTTCGAGCTACAAGGCCCACATGACCTGGGCGTCGCGGTCGGTCTCGCGCACGCTCAAGACGACCGGCGCCTTCTTGCGCCGGCAGATCTGGCTCTGGCCGATCATCGCCGTGGTGCTCCTAGCGACACTCGGCCTGTTCGTCCGGTTCGCGATCGAGCGGACCATGAAGGCGTCGCTCGTCTCCGAGCTGCAAACGCTCCGCGACGTGGAGGTCGCCATGCTCCGCACCTGGCTCACCAGCCAGGAGCACAACGCCGAATCGCTCGCCAACACCACCGCGATCCGCCAGCTCACCACCAAGCTGCTCGAAGGCAACGACCCCGAAGCCGCCAAGGCCCTCGCCGACGCCATCGGCCCCGGCATGAGCTCGCACGGTTATCACGGCTACTTCCTCCTCGACGAGCAGAAGATCATCCGCGCCGCGACCCATCCCCAGGCCGTCGGGCGGGAAGACCTCACCGACGACCCGGAGATCGACGAGTTCTTCACGCTCGCGCTCGAAGGCAAGCCCCTCGTGTCGCGGCCCTTGCCGAGCGTCTTGCCGCTCAAGGACCACATCGGCCGCATGCGGACCGGCACCCCCGTCATGTTCGTCGCCGCGCCGATCCGCGACGAGAACCTGCAAGTCGTCGCCGCCCTCGGCCTGCAGATCCGCCCCGACGAGGAGTTCAGCCGTATCCTCGAGCTCGGCCGCACCGGCGAGACGGGCGAGACCTACGCGTTCGACAAGAACGGCGTGATGCTGTCCTCGAGTCGCTTCGACGAAGAGCTGCTCCTCCTCGGCATCCTCCCCGATGTCGAAGGGAGCCGCTCGATCCTCAGCGTCCTCGTGCGAGACCCGGGCGGCGATGTCACGAAGGGTTACCGTCCCAAGCATCGCCGCGCCGACCTCCCGCCGACAAAGATGGTCGCCAGCGCCGCGGCGGGCGAGACCGCCAGCGACGTCGAGGGCTACCGCGACTACCGCGGCGTGAAGGTCGTGGGCGCCTGGACGTGGCTCCCCGAGTACGGCTTTGGCGTCGCCACCGAGATCAACGCCGCCGAGGCCTACGGCCCGCTGATCATCCTGCGGCGGACGTTCCTCGGGCTCTTCGCCTTGCTGGGGCTCAGCTCGATTGCAATCTTCCTGTTCACGCTGAAGGTCGCCAAGCTACGCCGCGAAGCTCAAGCCGCCGCTATCGAGGCCCAGCAGCTCGGCCAGTACCGGCTCGAACAACGCCTCGGCGCCGGCGCGATGGGCGTCGTCTACAAGGCGAAGCACGCCATGCTCCGCCGGCCGACGGCCGTCAAAATGGTCGAGCCCGACAAGGTCACGCCCGAGGCGCTCGCCGCCTTCGAGCGCGAGGTGCAGATCACCAGCCAGCTGTGCCACCCCAACACGGTCGCCATCTTCGACTACGGCCACACGCCCGAGGGGCTATTCTACTACGCGATGGAGTACCTCGACGGCATCAGCCTGCAGGAGCTCGTGGACCAGTACGGCCCGCAGCCCGTGGGCCGCGTCGTCGATCTGTTGCAACAGATATGCGGCTCGCTCTACGAGGCGCACACGATGGGCCTGGTGCACCGCGACATCAAGCCGGCCAACGTCATGCTCAACCGCCGCGGCGCCGACCCCGACGTCGTGAAGGTCCTCGACTTCGGCCTCGTCAAAGAGATCGACAGCGACGGCCAGCGCGGCATGGCGGGCACGCCGCTCTACATGTCGCCCGAAGCGATCCAGCAGCCCGGCACGGTCGACCCACGCAGCGACCTCTACGCCGTCGGCGCCGTCGGCTACTTCCTGCTGACGGGTCGCGTCGTCTTCGAAGCGAACGACATGCAGCAGCTGATGCACATGCACCTTGAAGACACGCCCGTAGCGCCGTCGCTCATCCGCGGCGAACGCCTGCCGGAGGAACTCGAAGACGCCCTCCTGGCGTGCCTCGACAAGAGCCGCGCCAAGCGCCCGCAAACGGCCCGCGAACTCTCGCTACGCCTCGACAAGGTCGTAGCCGAAGACGGCTGGAACGTCGAACGCGCCGACCTCTGGTGGAACCAACACGAACGCGGCACCGCGCCAAAGCTCACCAAGCCCAGCGGCTCCCCACCAACGGTCCGCGGCGACCAAGCGGCGACGATTTTGCATGAGTAG
- the carB gene encoding carbamoyl-phosphate synthase large subunit: protein MPRRDDIHKILILGSGPIVIGQACEFDYAGAQACKALREEGYEVVLVNSNPATIMTDPSMADRTYIEPLTWEVLEKIIAREKPDALLPTLGGGTALNLAMELSNHGVLEKHGVEMIAAKADVIDKAESRERFKAAMKKIGLEVCRGETVKTVERARELLDTIGLPAVVRPSFTMGGAGGGIAYNRQEYDHMVRNGLEASPTSEVLVEESIIGWKEYEMEVMRDADDNVVIICAIENFDPMGVHTGDSITVAPAQTLSDKEYQRMRDASLAVIREIGVETGGSNIQFAVNPVDGRLIVIEMNPRVSRSSALASKATGFPIAKIAAKLAVGYRLHELPNDITRETTACFEPSIDYVVTKIPRFAFEKFPEADSTLTTQMKSVGETMAIGGTFKESFQKALRGLEVGAFGFGCDPRDLWHGPNGELAADRPTPDEIEAKLTVPTAERVWHLRYALKAGMSIEHIFDLTKIDPWFLDQLKQIVETEEELRAAATGEPSTLVGDGAPQPPTTNVAGSPSLGALSDSLLWKAKRHGFSDRQLATIFGRSEIEVRREREARGVKPVYKSVDTCAAEFEAQTPYFYSTYWGSEDEVPAKSIVASPRRESGEEPAITPTTNVAGSPKKRVVILGGGPNRIGQGIEFDYCCCHASYALRELGIESVMVNSNPETVSTDYDTSDLLFFEPLTVEDVMNVCERVEADGVIVQFGGQTPLNLARALLDAGLPIIGTAVDAIEAAEDREKFSALIDRLGLKQPASGIARDLAQARQIAERIGFPVLVRPSFVLGGRAMEICYDNSQLDRYVAEAFIAAQGQPVLIDCFLEGATEVDVDAICDGETVIVPGIMEHIEEAGVHSGDSACAIPAYSLPMPMQKEIRDATEKLARELGVRGLMNVQFAVVDEGDTDSSPMSPWITPVLYVIEVNPRASRTVPFVAKATGMPVAKIAAKVMAGVSLKEQGVTEDPKPRHVSVKEAVFPFVKFRGVDIVLGPEMRSTGEVMGISPSFAMAFAKSQLAAGTVLPKSGNVFLSFAPRHKQRGLVLAKRLADMGYQILATPGTCESLAAIGVSATRVNKLTQGRPNLLDYLAEENVALVMNTPIGKGARTDEGKIRAAATAAGVPVLTTIEAAEAAVNAMESMASSEMQVESLQERFD from the coding sequence ATGCCTCGCCGCGACGACATCCACAAGATTCTCATCCTGGGCTCGGGTCCGATCGTCATCGGCCAGGCGTGCGAGTTCGACTACGCCGGCGCCCAGGCGTGCAAGGCCCTCCGTGAGGAGGGCTACGAGGTCGTGCTCGTGAACTCCAACCCGGCCACGATCATGACCGACCCGTCGATGGCGGATCGGACCTACATCGAGCCGCTGACGTGGGAAGTCCTCGAGAAGATCATCGCGCGCGAGAAGCCCGACGCCCTGCTGCCGACCCTCGGCGGCGGCACGGCGCTGAATCTGGCGATGGAGCTGAGCAACCACGGCGTGCTCGAGAAGCACGGCGTCGAGATGATCGCCGCCAAGGCCGACGTCATCGACAAGGCCGAGAGCCGCGAGCGCTTCAAGGCGGCGATGAAGAAGATCGGCTTGGAGGTCTGCCGTGGCGAGACCGTCAAGACGGTCGAGCGCGCCAGAGAGTTGCTCGACACGATCGGCCTGCCCGCGGTTGTGCGACCGAGCTTCACGATGGGCGGCGCCGGCGGCGGCATCGCTTACAACCGGCAAGAGTATGACCACATGGTCCGGAACGGCCTCGAGGCGTCGCCGACGAGCGAGGTGCTGGTCGAGGAGTCGATCATCGGCTGGAAAGAGTACGAGATGGAGGTGATGCGCGACGCGGACGACAACGTCGTGATCATTTGCGCGATCGAAAACTTCGATCCGATGGGCGTCCACACGGGCGACTCGATCACGGTCGCCCCAGCGCAGACGCTCTCCGACAAGGAGTACCAGCGGATGCGCGACGCGTCGCTGGCGGTGATCCGTGAAATCGGCGTCGAGACGGGGGGGTCGAACATCCAGTTCGCCGTCAACCCGGTCGACGGGCGGTTGATCGTCATCGAGATGAACCCCCGCGTCAGTCGTTCCTCGGCCCTAGCGTCGAAGGCCACCGGCTTCCCGATCGCCAAGATCGCCGCGAAGCTCGCCGTCGGCTATCGGCTGCACGAGCTGCCCAACGACATCACGCGCGAGACGACCGCCTGTTTCGAGCCGTCGATCGACTACGTGGTGACAAAGATCCCGCGATTCGCGTTCGAGAAGTTCCCCGAGGCCGACTCGACGCTCACGACGCAGATGAAGAGCGTCGGCGAGACGATGGCGATCGGCGGGACGTTCAAGGAGAGTTTTCAGAAGGCGCTGCGCGGCTTGGAAGTCGGCGCCTTCGGCTTCGGCTGCGACCCACGAGACCTGTGGCATGGTCCCAACGGAGAGCTGGCGGCCGACCGACCGACTCCCGACGAGATCGAAGCCAAGCTCACCGTCCCCACCGCCGAGCGCGTCTGGCACCTGCGCTACGCGCTGAAGGCGGGCATGTCGATCGAGCACATTTTTGACCTGACAAAGATTGATCCGTGGTTCCTGGATCAGCTCAAGCAGATCGTGGAGACGGAAGAAGAGTTGCGCGCAGCGGCGACTGGCGAGCCCTCGACGTTAGTCGGGGATGGGGCGCCACAACCACCGACCACTAACGTGGCCGGCTCGCCATCGCTCGGCGCGCTAAGCGACTCGTTGCTCTGGAAAGCCAAACGCCACGGATTCTCCGACCGTCAACTCGCCACAATCTTCGGTCGCAGCGAGATCGAAGTGCGTCGTGAACGTGAAGCGCGCGGCGTCAAACCGGTCTACAAGTCGGTCGATACCTGCGCCGCGGAGTTCGAAGCGCAAACGCCCTACTTCTATTCGACGTACTGGGGGAGCGAGGACGAAGTGCCGGCGAAGTCGATTGTGGCGAGCCCTCGACGTGAGTCGGGGGAGGAACCCGCGATCACACCGACGACTAACGTGGCCGGCTCGCCTAAGAAGCGCGTTGTCATCCTCGGCGGTGGCCCCAACCGCATCGGCCAAGGCATCGAGTTCGACTACTGCTGCTGCCACGCGAGCTACGCGCTGCGGGAGCTGGGCATCGAGTCGGTGATGGTCAACTCGAATCCCGAGACGGTCTCGACCGACTACGACACGAGCGATCTCTTGTTCTTCGAGCCGCTCACCGTTGAAGACGTGATGAACGTCTGTGAACGCGTCGAGGCGGACGGCGTCATCGTGCAGTTCGGTGGGCAGACGCCGTTGAACCTCGCGCGGGCGCTCTTGGACGCGGGGCTGCCGATCATCGGCACCGCGGTGGACGCCATCGAGGCGGCCGAGGACCGCGAAAAGTTCTCGGCGCTCATCGACCGGCTCGGCCTGAAGCAGCCCGCCAGCGGCATCGCCCGCGACCTCGCCCAAGCGCGGCAGATCGCCGAGCGGATCGGCTTCCCCGTGCTCGTGCGGCCGAGCTTCGTGCTCGGCGGCCGGGCGATGGAGATCTGCTACGACAACTCGCAGCTCGACCGCTACGTCGCCGAGGCGTTCATCGCCGCGCAGGGGCAGCCGGTGCTGATCGATTGCTTCCTCGAAGGCGCCACCGAGGTCGACGTCGACGCCATCTGCGACGGCGAGACGGTCATCGTCCCCGGCATCATGGAGCACATCGAAGAGGCCGGCGTCCACTCGGGCGACTCGGCCTGCGCGATCCCGGCGTACAGCCTGCCGATGCCGATGCAGAAGGAGATCCGCGACGCCACCGAGAAGCTCGCCCGTGAGCTTGGCGTCCGCGGTTTGATGAACGTGCAGTTCGCCGTCGTCGATGAAGGCGATACGGACTCCTCGCCGATGAGCCCGTGGATCACGCCGGTGCTGTATGTCATCGAAGTGAACCCGCGCGCGAGCCGCACGGTGCCGTTCGTCGCCAAGGCGACCGGCATGCCGGTCGCGAAGATCGCCGCGAAGGTGATGGCGGGCGTGTCGCTCAAGGAGCAGGGCGTCACCGAGGACCCGAAGCCGCGGCACGTCTCGGTGAAGGAAGCGGTCTTCCCGTTCGTGAAGTTCCGCGGCGTCGACATCGTGCTCGGCCCCGAGATGCGTTCCACCGGCGAGGTGATGGGCATCAGCCCGAGCTTCGCGATGGCGTTCGCCAAGAGCCAACTCGCCGCCGGCACCGTGCTGCCGAAGTCGGGGAACGTCTTTCTGTCGTTCGCGCCGCGTCACAAGCAGCGCGGCCTCGTCTTGGCGAAGCGGCTGGCGGACATGGGCTACCAGATCCTCGCCACGCCCGGCACTTGCGAGTCGCTCGCCGCGATCGGCGTCTCGGCGACGCGCGTCAACAAGCTGACGCAGGGCCGCCCGAACCTGCTGGACTACCTGGCCGAAGAGAACGTCGCCCTGGTGATGAACACGCCGATCGGTAAAGGCGCCCGCACCGACGAGGGCAAGATCCGCGCCGCCGCCACGGCGGCGGGCGTCCCGGTGCTAACAACGATCGAAGCCGCCGAAGCGGCGGTCAACGCGATGGAGTCGATGGCCAGCAGCGAGATGCAGGTCGAGAGCCTGCAGGAACGGTTTGATTGA
- the carA gene encoding glutamine-hydrolyzing carbamoyl-phosphate synthase small subunit — MSPAKLALEDGTVFAGRSIGAAGEVDGEVCFNTSMTGYQEVLTDPSYRGQIVTMTYPQIGNYGASAADAESAGPQVAGFVVREESRIASNFRSEQALGDYLRGHGVVAIDGLDTRALVRKLRSAGAMRGVISTTDLDDASLVAKAKKSPGLVGRDLVREVTPSEPLVWTERLSAWTNLDASGSDSGAPEGPLGRPEPLGPHVVALDFGMKWNIPRHFAGRNCRVTVVPGTASAADILAHEPDGVFLSNGPGDPEPLDYAIKTVGELVGQKPIFGICLGHQLLSLACGAKTFKMKFGHRGSNHPVQDLTTGKVEITCQNHGFAVDPESLPSELEVTHRSLNDGSVEGVSHKSAPAFSVQYHPEASAGPHDSHYLFERFLESMRA; from the coding sequence ATGTCTCCCGCCAAACTCGCTCTGGAAGACGGGACCGTCTTTGCTGGCCGCTCGATCGGCGCCGCCGGTGAAGTGGACGGCGAGGTCTGCTTCAACACCTCGATGACCGGCTACCAGGAGGTCCTGACCGACCCCAGCTACCGTGGGCAGATCGTCACGATGACCTACCCGCAGATCGGCAACTACGGCGCCTCGGCCGCCGACGCCGAATCGGCGGGGCCGCAAGTCGCCGGGTTCGTGGTCCGCGAAGAGAGCCGCATCGCTAGCAATTTCCGCAGCGAGCAGGCGCTGGGCGATTACCTACGGGGCCACGGCGTGGTGGCGATCGACGGGCTCGACACGCGGGCGCTGGTTCGGAAACTACGCAGCGCCGGCGCGATGCGCGGCGTCATTTCGACGACCGACCTCGACGACGCCTCTCTGGTGGCCAAGGCCAAGAAGAGCCCCGGCCTTGTAGGACGCGACCTGGTCCGCGAGGTTACGCCTAGCGAGCCTCTCGTGTGGACCGAGCGTCTGAGTGCCTGGACCAATTTGGACGCGTCTGGGAGCGATTCTGGGGCTCCTGAGGGCCCACTGGGTCGTCCAGAACCGTTGGGACCTCATGTCGTCGCCCTCGACTTCGGCATGAAGTGGAACATCCCCCGCCACTTCGCCGGCCGCAATTGCCGCGTCACGGTGGTCCCCGGCACGGCCTCGGCCGCTGACATCCTCGCCCACGAGCCCGACGGCGTCTTCCTTTCGAACGGTCCCGGCGACCCCGAGCCGCTCGACTACGCCATCAAGACTGTCGGCGAGCTGGTGGGCCAGAAACCGATCTTCGGCATCTGCCTCGGCCACCAACTGCTGTCGCTCGCCTGCGGCGCGAAGACCTTCAAGATGAAGTTCGGCCACCGCGGTTCGAACCACCCGGTCCAGGACCTCACCACCGGCAAAGTCGAGATCACCTGCCAGAACCACGGCTTCGCCGTCGACCCCGAGTCGCTGCCGAGCGAGTTAGAAGTCACGCACCGCAGCCTCAACGACGGCTCCGTCGAAGGCGTCTCACATAAGTCGGCGCCGGCGTTTAGCGTGCAGTACCACCCGGAAGCCTCAGCGGGACCGCACGACAGCCACTATCTTTTCGAGCGATTTTTAGAGTCGATGCGAGCGTAA